The following proteins are encoded in a genomic region of Polynucleobacter paludilacus:
- a CDS encoding thiamine phosphate synthase, with product MSLVRDLADQIVAAHRADDVSLPLPIYSLNSPPPRIDNEHAVDHYELAATLAAVSMGFIEADAAVLGKAWSRMVQHDGNFDPLRWPNRPEYFDLLPWTRIMNPKAFPECPKRLGLYGVMPDADWVNRMVEAELPTVQLRLKSNDAKHIRSEIKRSIAAVKGSKTVLFINDYWQDAIELGAYGVHLGQEDLATADLDVIRNAGLRLGLSTHGYAEMVHADRFCPSYIAMGAIFPTTLKRMPTAPQGLGRLYKYAQLMQAYSLVAIGGIDETSIHAVAQSGVGSVAVVRAITGSNDPQTAVKRLKELMQA from the coding sequence ATGAGTTTAGTTCGCGACCTCGCCGATCAAATTGTGGCTGCACACCGAGCCGATGATGTGAGTCTTCCGTTGCCTATCTATAGCCTCAACTCACCTCCACCTCGAATTGACAATGAGCATGCTGTTGATCACTATGAACTCGCTGCTACTTTAGCTGCAGTTTCTATGGGATTTATAGAGGCCGATGCCGCAGTCCTTGGTAAAGCTTGGTCAAGAATGGTTCAACATGATGGCAATTTTGATCCACTGCGATGGCCAAATCGCCCCGAATACTTTGATTTATTGCCCTGGACCCGCATCATGAATCCCAAGGCTTTTCCAGAGTGCCCTAAGCGCTTAGGACTCTACGGAGTGATGCCAGATGCTGACTGGGTTAATCGCATGGTCGAAGCAGAGCTACCAACTGTCCAACTCAGATTAAAGAGCAATGATGCGAAACACATTCGCTCTGAAATCAAAAGATCGATAGCGGCAGTTAAAGGTAGTAAGACTGTGCTCTTTATTAATGACTATTGGCAGGATGCTATTGAGTTAGGCGCCTACGGAGTGCATCTGGGTCAAGAAGACTTAGCGACCGCTGATCTCGATGTTATTAGAAATGCTGGCCTCCGTTTAGGCTTAAGCACACATGGGTATGCTGAGATGGTTCATGCAGATCGCTTCTGTCCTAGCTACATCGCTATGGGGGCAATCTTTCCAACGACACTCAAACGAATGCCTACGGCACCTCAAGGGCTTGGTCGCCTATATAAATACGCTCAATTAATGCAAGCTTATTCATTAGTAGCCATTGGTGGAATCGATGAGACCAGCATTCATGCCGTCGCTCAGAGCGGCGTTGGATCCGTAGCGGTGGTTAGAGCCATCACCGGATCGAATGATCCGCAGACTGCAGTCAAGCGACTAAAGGAATTAATGCAGGCCTAG
- a CDS encoding TAXI family TRAP transporter solute-binding subunit, producing MTKKQVALYVAALAILIAIAVAIVELFLLPPNTVDIAAGPKGTYLYETAQKYAQEFEKAGVKVNVIETNGTLENIALVNHDTKNIEFGFIEGGAANSADYPNLESLGSIVYAPIWIFYQSKLGTVRDINDLKGKRIALGFVTQGVHNNATHILNAVGITAQNSQFFDLGRQDALKALEANEIDALFTSAPAEDPLIKKLFNSPNVSVLNWPDAEGISRNLREFHVLTLPMGTIDLINNKPANNMNLLASTFTVVAQKETHSALIYLMMGIMDDIHQPPSFLHAENEFPADRDIDFPLSSDAQNYYSRGGKPFLQKHLPYWAASFVGKLLLVLVPLLAIIYPFSQAYPALTQWFYTRRVNRFYLMLVKIEKRFDQGGNREITQQELESLRTEIDALIKQEKIPSSYTNLLYDLREHVAQVMKRHGIS from the coding sequence ATGACTAAAAAACAAGTAGCCCTCTACGTAGCTGCCTTAGCTATTCTGATTGCGATTGCTGTCGCAATAGTTGAGCTATTCCTATTGCCGCCAAATACTGTCGATATTGCTGCAGGCCCAAAGGGAACCTATCTCTATGAAACTGCCCAAAAATATGCCCAAGAGTTTGAAAAGGCTGGGGTTAAGGTCAATGTGATTGAAACGAATGGCACCCTTGAAAATATCGCATTAGTTAATCACGATACTAAAAACATTGAATTTGGTTTTATTGAAGGCGGTGCTGCTAATAGTGCGGACTATCCGAATCTTGAATCACTGGGCAGTATTGTTTATGCGCCGATCTGGATATTCTATCAATCTAAGCTCGGAACAGTTCGGGATATTAATGACCTGAAGGGTAAGAGAATTGCGCTAGGCTTTGTAACTCAGGGGGTTCATAACAATGCTACCCACATCCTGAATGCGGTTGGGATCACGGCACAAAACAGCCAGTTTTTTGATCTTGGTCGCCAGGATGCTTTGAAGGCGCTTGAGGCTAATGAGATTGACGCCTTATTTACTTCGGCTCCAGCTGAAGATCCCCTGATCAAAAAGTTATTTAACTCTCCAAATGTCAGTGTCCTGAATTGGCCTGATGCAGAGGGCATCTCACGCAATTTGCGGGAATTTCATGTTCTTACATTACCGATGGGGACAATTGATCTCATTAACAATAAGCCAGCCAATAATATGAACTTGCTGGCATCCACTTTTACCGTGGTTGCCCAAAAAGAGACTCATTCGGCATTGATTTATCTCATGATGGGCATCATGGATGACATTCACCAGCCACCCAGTTTTTTACATGCAGAGAATGAGTTTCCTGCCGATCGTGATATTGATTTTCCATTAAGTTCCGATGCGCAAAATTATTATTCCCGGGGTGGAAAACCTTTTTTACAAAAGCATTTGCCTTACTGGGCGGCTAGCTTTGTTGGAAAGTTACTATTGGTACTCGTCCCACTCTTGGCTATTATTTATCCATTTTCACAAGCTTACCCAGCATTAACCCAGTGGTTCTATACCCGCAGGGTGAATCGTTTCTATTTGATGTTGGTCAAAATTGAGAAACGATTTGATCAGGGCGGAAATCGAGAGATAACACAGCAAGAGCTGGAAAGCTTACGCACTGAGATTGATGCTTTGATTAAACAAGAAAAGATTCCTAGTTCGTATACCAATCTTCTTTATGACCTCAGGGAGCATGTTGCCCAAGTCATGAAGCGTCATGGAATTAGCTAG
- a CDS encoding thiazole synthase — MNTLKEQQALSNDDLVLYGEHFSSRLLLGTSRYPSPQILEEAVVASKPAMITVSLRRQGATGQSENAFWDLLKKMAVPVLPNTAGCHSPQEVITTAQMAREVFETNWIKLELIGDDYTLQPDTLRLVDTAKTLINDGFKVLPYCTEDLILCQRLVDVGCQAVMPWAAPIGTGQGPLNPFAMKLLRERLQVPLLVDAGLGLPSHACAVMEWGFDGVLLNTAVALADHPIAMAKAFSLATQAGRTAYLSGAMPAQESAQASTPLVGKPFWHQS, encoded by the coding sequence ATGAACACCCTTAAAGAGCAACAAGCCTTGAGTAATGATGATCTGGTTCTCTATGGAGAGCATTTTTCCAGTCGCCTATTGCTAGGAACATCGCGCTACCCTTCCCCACAGATTTTAGAGGAAGCTGTTGTCGCCTCAAAACCAGCGATGATTACTGTCAGTTTGCGTCGCCAAGGCGCTACAGGCCAAAGTGAAAATGCTTTTTGGGATCTTCTGAAAAAAATGGCAGTCCCGGTTTTACCAAACACCGCTGGCTGCCATAGCCCTCAAGAGGTCATCACGACAGCGCAAATGGCCAGAGAAGTGTTTGAAACGAACTGGATTAAGCTCGAGTTGATTGGTGATGATTACACCTTGCAACCCGATACCCTGCGCTTAGTGGATACTGCTAAGACGCTCATCAATGATGGATTCAAGGTATTGCCCTATTGCACTGAAGATCTCATTCTTTGCCAGCGACTCGTTGATGTTGGCTGCCAAGCTGTGATGCCTTGGGCCGCTCCAATTGGAACGGGTCAAGGTCCACTGAATCCGTTTGCCATGAAACTCCTGCGAGAGCGCCTGCAAGTGCCTCTATTAGTAGATGCTGGTCTTGGTCTGCCATCCCATGCCTGCGCTGTAATGGAATGGGGATTTGATGGCGTTCTACTCAATACAGCCGTGGCACTGGCCGATCATCCCATCGCCATGGCTAAAGCATTTTCATTGGCGACTCAGGCTGGTCGCACTGCATATTTATCGGGAGCAATGCCTGCTCAAGAATCTGCTCAAGCTAGCACCCCATTAGTGGGTAAGCCCTTTTGGCACCAATCCTAA
- the thiD gene encoding bifunctional hydroxymethylpyrimidine kinase/phosphomethylpyrimidine kinase has translation MKTLLPTSAQIPKVLSIAGSDSGGGAGIQADLKVISSLGAYGLSVITAITAQNTLGVTAIQDIDLQIIEAQIDAVLSDIGADSVKIGMLASPEIVQLVAKSLRKHGVTRIILDPVLRATSGASLGGDDTAQAMISELFPMASLVTPNLEEASLLLGRDIDQVDDFRSAAEELLALGPQAVLIKGGHLDAKHAELTDYLMWRSIEDCLEIIQSKEFKHRRIDTENTHGTGCSLSAAIATYLADGHDLAHAVAKAIAYVEAGLEAGRYLSIGEGPGPLWPMFEFYPTSLPQEDR, from the coding sequence ATGAAGACACTGCTTCCGACTTCCGCCCAGATCCCCAAAGTCCTGTCCATTGCTGGCTCCGACAGCGGCGGGGGTGCTGGGATCCAGGCAGACCTCAAGGTGATTAGCTCGTTGGGTGCTTATGGTTTGTCAGTGATTACGGCAATCACTGCCCAAAATACATTGGGCGTAACTGCGATTCAGGATATTGATTTACAGATTATTGAGGCTCAAATTGACGCAGTCCTCAGTGATATCGGAGCTGATTCAGTCAAAATTGGCATGTTGGCCAGTCCAGAAATCGTGCAGCTGGTAGCCAAATCCTTGCGAAAACATGGTGTTACCAGAATCATTCTGGATCCTGTGTTACGAGCAACATCTGGGGCGAGCTTGGGTGGCGATGACACAGCGCAGGCGATGATCAGTGAATTATTTCCGATGGCTAGTTTGGTAACGCCTAATTTAGAAGAGGCCTCTTTGCTGCTGGGTCGCGATATTGATCAAGTCGATGACTTTAGATCTGCCGCAGAAGAACTATTAGCCTTGGGTCCTCAGGCAGTGTTGATTAAGGGCGGCCATTTAGATGCAAAGCATGCTGAGCTTACCGATTATTTGATGTGGCGAAGCATTGAAGACTGCCTAGAAATTATTCAATCAAAAGAGTTTAAGCACCGTCGTATTGATACAGAAAATACGCATGGCACTGGTTGCTCTCTTTCAGCAGCCATTGCAACTTATCTTGCTGATGGGCATGATTTAGCTCATGCGGTAGCAAAGGCTATTGCCTATGTGGAAGCGGGGCTTGAGGCTGGGCGTTACCTGTCGATCGGGGAGGGGCCGGGACCACTGTGGCCAATGTTTGAGTTTTACCCAACATCATTGCCTCAAGAAGATCGATAG
- a CDS encoding FAD-dependent oxidoreductase yields MASFESMRFGIIGAGLIGRLLAVELAQAGAQVDLYDQSGPDAALSAARVAAAMLAPLAESAITEQSVVSMGVHSLMRWPELLAKLASPVFFQKNGSLILWHPQDAHDAERFIKHLQKNQRSNPLLTEPELLDSARLMEIEPSVTDRFSQGLYLPNEGQLDNRQLLNALVVELSTLPVNLHWNHAIEPQALEQGGRYDWVIDCRGLGAKADWPEIQGNSLRGVRGEVIRLYAPEVNLLRPTRLIHPRYPIYIAPKENHVYVVGATEIESDDHSEMSVRSAMELLSAVYTVHSGFAEARILEMATQCRPTLKNNLPEVCIGKSNSLTKHMSINGLYRHGFMIAPAILDSVIELLESGTSRTASQLGLQIVQSSATRVAACA; encoded by the coding sequence ATGGCTTCATTCGAGAGTATGCGCTTTGGGATTATTGGTGCTGGCCTAATAGGCCGGCTCCTAGCGGTCGAGCTCGCACAAGCCGGTGCTCAAGTTGATCTTTACGATCAAAGCGGTCCTGATGCAGCATTGTCTGCAGCTCGAGTAGCTGCAGCAATGCTGGCACCACTAGCCGAGTCAGCTATCACCGAGCAAAGCGTTGTGAGTATGGGCGTGCATAGTTTGATGCGCTGGCCAGAGTTGCTTGCCAAGCTTGCTAGTCCGGTGTTCTTTCAGAAAAATGGCAGTCTCATATTGTGGCATCCCCAAGATGCGCATGATGCAGAGCGCTTTATTAAGCATTTGCAGAAGAATCAACGCAGTAATCCCTTGCTGACCGAGCCAGAACTACTGGATTCTGCAAGGCTGATGGAGATTGAACCGAGTGTTACCGATCGATTTAGTCAAGGTCTCTATTTACCCAATGAGGGTCAACTCGATAATCGGCAACTGTTAAATGCTTTAGTGGTAGAGCTTTCTACCTTGCCCGTCAATTTGCATTGGAATCACGCAATAGAGCCTCAGGCTCTAGAGCAAGGCGGTCGATACGATTGGGTAATCGATTGTCGCGGCCTAGGTGCTAAAGCGGATTGGCCAGAAATCCAGGGAAACTCCCTGCGCGGAGTACGAGGGGAAGTGATTCGGCTATATGCCCCAGAAGTTAACCTTCTGAGGCCTACCCGTTTAATACATCCGCGCTATCCCATCTATATCGCACCCAAAGAGAATCACGTTTATGTGGTTGGAGCTACGGAGATTGAGTCAGATGACCATTCGGAAATGAGTGTGCGCTCTGCGATGGAATTACTAAGCGCTGTCTATACAGTACACAGCGGTTTCGCTGAAGCTCGAATCCTGGAAATGGCAACCCAATGTCGACCAACCTTAAAAAACAACCTGCCTGAAGTTTGCATTGGTAAGAGTAATAGTCTCACTAAGCATATGTCGATCAATGGACTCTATCGACATGGCTTCATGATTGCCCCAGCTATTTTGGATAGCGTGATTGAGCTATTAGAAAGCGGCACGAGCAGAACAGCCAGTCAATTGGGATTACAGATAGTTCAATCTTCAGCTACAAGGGTAGCCGCATGCGCGTGA
- the thiS gene encoding sulfur carrier protein ThiS, which translates to MRVMINQIEHQLPQGAKLENALALIQAQPPFAVAINLQFIPKSNYSQCTLADNDQIEVISPVTGG; encoded by the coding sequence ATGCGCGTGATGATTAATCAGATTGAACATCAGCTACCGCAAGGGGCAAAGCTTGAGAATGCTCTAGCCCTTATACAAGCTCAGCCACCTTTTGCAGTAGCCATTAATTTGCAATTCATTCCTAAATCCAATTACAGTCAATGCACGCTTGCCGACAATGATCAGATTGAGGTCATTTCACCGGTAACTGGCGGGTAG